Part of the Deltaproteobacteria bacterium genome is shown below.
GTTGACCGCCAGCGCCATGATGTGCCCCGGCGAAGGACGTTTAAGCACAAACTGCCAGTCTTTTGGACAAACGGGGGGTGTTGCATCCTGACCCGCCGCAAAATCAAAAGAAATATGACCCTGTGCATTTATCTCAAAAGTCGATCGGTCACAGGCGCCGATAAAAGGGAGGCCGGCGGCCTTGCAAAACGCCTCTTTAAGCGTCCATAACTGATGAAAACGGAGCATTTTGTCCTGCGGAGGGAGGCTTTCGAACCGGGCCAGTTCTTTTTCCGAAAAGACTTCGCGCGCCGTCCCTTCGAAGGCAAAATCGGATTCCAATTCTTCGACATCGACCCCGACGGGACTTCTCCCCAGGGCACAGGCGACAAAATCGCCTGAATGGGCAAGGCTCATAGGGAGCCTGCGATTCCCGAATTGAAGCCGGGGGGCTTCTTCGTGATGAAAGTGAAGGGGAAGGTCGGGGGCCCGCACGCCGCAAATTTCTGCGGCTTTTATGCGCGCCAAGACATGCCCGACAAGGCTCGGCATGCGGTC
Proteins encoded:
- a CDS encoding 4'-phosphopantetheinyl transferase superfamily protein; protein product: MWLVPVSGALNRFHHRRALEKIGGHERKSYDPFSLDRMPSLVGHVLARIKAAEICGVRAPDLPLHFHHEEAPRLQFGNRRLPMSLAHSGDFVACALGRSPVGVDVEELESDFAFEGTAREVFSEKELARFESLPPQDKMLRFHQLWTLKEAFCKAAGLPFIGACDRSTFEINAQGHISFDFAAGQDATPPVCPKDWQFVLKRPSPGHIMALAVNSGGKIRVEEELVDLEELLAI